In one Cervus canadensis isolate Bull #8, Minnesota chromosome 22, ASM1932006v1, whole genome shotgun sequence genomic region, the following are encoded:
- the LOC122424387 gene encoding uncharacterized protein LOC122424387, with product MDQPPAPHTILRVTVGRWGWHPAEPPLGEQAPSLRKPRVLGTQLGGGAGCPRSCGALTGAAVPSPPWLPFPPTAAQTTPGPSQPCPTGPAKPGIVASGTFLWEAGRCHRSGEDGEGRRSQPVSLLPGPGPSIPTFSSRRGWLQQTCFTRVFGSLTLLSALCGCSGGPASPPLPVWTPVVSLALPNLGSAPSTAQVLPGGCFLEHAPGSEHQGLVASTPVLSSPEPPHSPSQGAPCFLGKEKVQVGPWTQLHLPQSGLWGQSHEHSWVGGSGCGPHGLISHLRAPSCSWRPSPPHISVDPGSLHATVLPRSLPCPALPQPDLAEPISQPALRQSCSGHRGPGGQPGRTGPTSTGAHSGAAERTGLGAAPVVSTGLAGSGSAWARQAPQLVCVLCSERVASGSWQAARSRAGTDHGASQG from the exons ATGGACCAGCCACCAGCTCCGCACACCATCCTCAGGGTGACTGTTGGCCGATGGGGGTGGCATCCAGCCGAGCCCCCGCTGGGAGAACAGGCGCCA AGCCTGCGGAAGCCCCGGGTGCTTGGGACACAGCTGGGTGGGGGTGCGGGGTGCCCGAGGAGCTGTGGTGCCCTCACAGGCGCAGCGGTCCCCAGCCCGCCTTGGCTTCCTTTCCCACCAACGGCTGCTCAAACCACCCCAGGGCCCAGCCAGCCCTGCCCCACGGGGCCTGCGAAGCCGGGCATCGTGGCCAGCGGGACCTTCCTGTGGGAAGCTGGGCGCTGCCACCGGTCAGGGGAAGACGGGGAGGGTAGGCGGTCTCAACCAGTCTCCCTCCTTCCGGGGCCCGGCCCCTCGATCCCCACCTTCTCATCCAGACGGGggtggctgcagcagacctgctTCACACGGGTTTTTGGAAGCCTGACTCTCCTGTCTGCCCTGTGTGGCTGTTCTGGGGGTCCTGCCAGCCCACCTTTACCAGTGTGGACCCCCGTGGTCAGCCTTGCCCTGCCCAACCTGGGCTCAGCCCCCTCCACAGCACAAGTCCTCCCTGGTGGATGCTTTCTAGAACACGCTCCCGGGTCAGAACACCAGGGACTGGTAGCTTCCACTCCAGTCCTGAGCTCCCCAGAGCCGCCCCACAGTCCCAGCCAGGGTGCCCCGTGTTTCCTGGGAAAGGAGAAAGTTCAGGTGGGTCCTTGGACCCAACTCCATCTCCCCCAGAGTGGGCTTTGGGGACAGTCACATGAGCACAGTTGGGTGGGGGGTTCGGGGTGTGGACCCCATGGGCTCATCTCCCACCTGCGGGCTCCCAGCTGCTCCTGGCGGCCCTCCCCGCCCCACATCAGCGtggacccaggctccctgcacgcGACTGTCCTTCCCAGaagcctgccctgccctgcccttcctCAGCCTGACCTGGCAGAACCCATCTCTCAGCCAGCACTAAGGCAGTCCTGCTCGGGGCACAGGGGACCCGGGGGGCAGCCTGGACGCACAGGACCTACCTCCACTGGGGCGCATTCCGGGGCTGCGGAGAGGACGGGCCTGGGAGCCGCTCCAGTGGTGTCCACGGGGCTGGCAGGAAGCGGATCCGCGTGGGCCCGCCAGGCCCCGCAACTCGTCTGCGTCCTGTGCTCAGAGAGGGTGGCATCCGGCTCCTGGCAGGCGGCCAGAAGCAGGGCTGGAACAGACCACGGTGCCTCACAG GGCTGA